The window CGTAGTTCATAGCGCACCATGGATCCAAATATCATGAGCATAACAGCTATATTGGTTATCGGTGCTGTAATTTGTATCAAAACATCTTGCTTGGTTTCTAGCGCAATTAAAAATCGTGTTAGCATTGCCGTAGCAAGAGCAATAATGATTGGAATAAGGTGAACTTGAGTTTCTTTAATTACACTATAGATAAGAATTATGGCTGGAGCTGAGAATACCAATAGTCCACTTAATACTAGAAAGATTGTTAGCGGGAAATGAAAGCGTAGGGCTGGATAGAAGCGTTGTAAATTATCTTCAACAATACCGCGCCAACCGAGATGATTCTGGCTGGTAGCAAGATCACTGGCTCGGAATAACCGAGCTTGGAGCCCTTTGGCTTTAGCGCGATGGAAGAGCTCCTGGTCTTCAAGTGGGCTAGCTTTTACGTCTGCAAAGCCATTGAGGCGGCGGATTTTCGCACTATCAAATGCAATGATAGCACCATGGGTTGTTGAGCGCTCAGGGGCATACTCTTGGAGAAAACCACTCGGGAAAGCGGCTAGCATTAGGTATTGGTTGTGGCTTAAGATTGCTTTTTGGGCGAGTGATTTATTTTGATCGGCCGATAGTAGTGATAAAACATCTAGCTTTTCTTGTTCCAGTAAGGTGGCAATTTGAGCAAGCGTATTAGGCAGTAGTATCGTATCGGCTGAGATTAGTACAGCATATTCACCAGTTGCGTGTCTTAAGAGTTGGTCAGCGGCCCAAGCGTTAACTCCCCAGCCTGGCTTGATTGGATCGATCGCTACGATGCGTAGGTGCTTATCGGTAAAATTTTCAGCAATCTTTTTGGTATTATCATCGCTACCGAGGTCGGTGAAAAGAACTTCAAAGTCAGGATAGTTTTGACCAATTGCAGCGAGTAGGGTGGACGAAATATTTTCTGCTTGGTTGTAGGCATGGGTCATAATGGTGAGCCTTGGCCATTCGTCAAGGCGTTGAGTTTTGGGACGGCGAAATACTGCAAAATTATGAGCTATTAATAGTATCTGCCCAATTGAAAATAATGTACAAAAAGTGAGGATATAGTCAATTTTTGAGGGGCCTAAACTTAGAGGATCGGCAATGAATAAGGTAAGGAAGATGAGCCAAACCGCAACGACATAATTGAGCCAAAGGAAATTTGTCCAAGCTCGGCGAAACTGCTTGGCTTGAGCGTCTGAAGTATATTTGAGAAACATGGCAGCATTAAGCGCATAGGCTCCGGCTAGCAAGCCAGCTAGTAGTGATGATGGCCAAAAGATCAGGCTGGTGATTATGGCACTTGCAACATATAACCAAAAGACAAATCGAATAGTCTTGCGAGTCCCCCATTGAGTGGCGATAGTTTTAGTTTTTGCAATTCTGTCTGATGTGATATCTTGGATTGCGCCCATGGCATGAGAGGCTACTCCCCATAAAAATAAGGCAATAGTCGGTGGCCATAAAATA is drawn from bacterium and contains these coding sequences:
- a CDS encoding prenyltransferase, with amino-acid sequence MNRLKNIIHKIIANPKLQRVSQIIAISRPVRWINSAIPFAMAYLLSGGQLDQIFWAGVTYFLLPYNLLLYGLNDIYDYQADLKNPRKKTRNNSLLAPSSRSLLWASILTTNIVSLLWLGSLIPDNSKLSLALAVLLAVAYSIKGLRFKAIPLLDSITASCHFVLPAVFGFLVSPQASILWPPTIALFLWGVASHAMGAIQDITSDRIAKTKTIATQWGTRKTIRFVFWLYVASAIITSLIFWPSSLLAGLLAGAYALNAAMFLKYTSDAQAKQFRRAWTNFLWLNYVVAVWLIFLTLFIADPLSLGPSKIDYILTFCTLFSIGQILLIAHNFAVFRRPKTQRLDEWPRLTIMTHAYNQAENISSTLLAAIGQNYPDFEVLFTDLGSDDNTKKIAENFTDKHLRIVAIDPIKPGWGVNAWAADQLLRHATGEYAVLISADTILLPNTLAQIATLLEQEKLDVLSLLSADQNKSLAQKAILSHNQYLMLAAFPSGFLQEYAPERSTTHGAIIAFDSAKIRRLNGFADVKASPLEDQELFHRAKAKGLQARLFRASDLATSQNHLGWRGIVEDNLQRFYPALRFHFPLTIFLVLSGLLVFSAPAIILIYSVIKETQVHLIPIIIALATAMLTRFLIALETKQDVLIQITAPITNIAVMLMIFGSMVRYELRKPRYKNRTGIV